The Tachysurus vachellii isolate PV-2020 chromosome 21, HZAU_Pvac_v1, whole genome shotgun sequence region TCTGATCATATGTATTGTTTACTCTGCTGCTCATTTCACAGACGTTCTCACACTCATTTATGCCTTATCTGCAAGACCGAATTTTCATCTCTGTTCAATCCATAGTAGTCCATGTTCATGTAAAGGACACAAAAGAACTCCTGGAAGCAGTATGCTCCATAATGGATGGACCCACAAGTAAAGgtgaatataaaaacaacatactGAAAAAATCTACTTTGCCTTTTCACCCAGATTGAACACTGCTAGAACAAAAAGGTATACAGACGAGGGccagtttaatttaataatgacCTTAGACTAAACACCCCTTCTTCTCAAGATTCAAAATCACACACTTTCTATAGATTAAAAGTGTAGCACTCAGGCACATGTACAATATCTAGGTTCAAGGGGAACAGTATTATTGACAGACAATTTAGACACAGACCAGGAAATGTGCTAGTGgaaatacatattaaaattaGCTTGAAACCTAACACTTTCTTGTGTGTTAACTTGAACTCTTTTACCTATAGGGTTTCACCTCTGTGCTCACGGTTCTGCTCAGTTTGAGACACAAACACTTCAACCTCAAATCTGATTTACTTTaaacaacattaacacaatccCAGTTGAATGACATAGTGTTCCCTGTGTCCATCCAAGTCCCACTGCAAACTGCATGATGAGTGTAACTGATAGCCAGCAATGTTTAGTCCtacaaaaattataaaaaaagacaatgtaAGAGTGAGTGTCCAGGTCTTGTTGGAGTAACTgctgtcattttatttcacagttcTTAAAGTTGCCACACCTTAACATTTTGTTAACCTCTTTTCTATTTGATATTATAtagctgttgttgttttaagttttattttgtttttttgttggtttttgcACTTGGGTGGAGCTAACATTCACCTGGTTTACTGAAGGTTGTAGGTTCAAaccccaggaccaccaagctgccactgctcggcccttgagcaaggcccttaaccctcactcactcagttgtataaaaaataaaggtaaaggtaagttgctctggatgaaAACATCTGccattaatgtaaatgtgagtTACTGTGAGTTAGATTGTTTCTCACCTTATTGTGTAGGCTGtaaattgtcttgtgtatttaaccgaGCCGTGTTGCCGTTGGCGGAGCGGAACCCTTGTTCTTGGTCTCGTCTCCTGTCGTGTCGTTTGTTATGTCATTTGTTGTCGTGCtccagttttgtttattttatttaataaacctgtATATTGTtaatgctatcctgcatttggggcTGTTTTTATCCCGTTGACATTCCTGTCTTATCCACAGTTCAATTTTTATTAGTAGAAATTCACATGACTGTATTTTGTACTCATTTAATTTAActtgtgggggggcacggtggcttagtggttagcacgttcgcctcacacctccagagtcggggttcgattcccgcctccaccttgtgtgtgtggagtttgcatgttctccccgtgcctcgggggtttcctccgggtactccggtttcctcccccagaccaaagacatgcatggtaggttgattggcatctctggaaaattgtccgtagtgtgtgattgcgtgagtgaatgagagtgtgtgtgtgccctgcgatgggttggcactccgtccagggtgtatcctgccttgatgcccgatgacacctgagataggcacaggctccccgtgacccgaggtagttcggataagcggtagaagatgaatgaatgaataatttaactTGTTACGTCAACATTTCATTCTAAACTACAGTAGATAACATGTCCCTTACACACCCTTTCAGATAGTTCTATTCTGTGGGACTGAGGTTCCAGATAAACTGGTTCAACTTAGTAGCTTTTATTTTCTGCCTACTGGAAGTCAGAAGTCTACTTCCTTTAGTAAGCCCTTGCAGTAGAACTGCTCGATAGCAATTACGTGACTAAATGTGATCTTATATCAGCATCAAACAGGAAGTTTAGTAGTTTTAGTTAGCTTTAATATGGTCATGTTTCATATGTTacacatatttataatattctaGAAtgagcagaggatgtactttctatgccaattaaggaagtttgttctgccacaggagctgctgatgctgttctacactgcagtcattgaatctgtcctgttcgcatacaccctggacacaacctctttcagctcctcccttctctcacgTGCTACAGAATGCTTACttaaactgccagacacaggaacagtttcgttccccagacaatcaccctgattaacaactcaccataattatatttatataattatactgCATTATAATACTGCattcaggactgtcagtcatctgtatattgtacaaaaagcatattacacaatattgttatttacacgcccacactttatgtacatatcTGTTTTGGGGCTGTGTACAGGGGCACAGGGGAGTGAGGAGAAACTGATggaaagatgaatgcagcatgttatcagaaaatactggcagatCATTTTCATTCTACAGCACAAAAGCTGCACATGGGATGATGTCGGATGTTCCAACACGACAGTGATCTAAAGCGCAAGACAAGGCTGaccctccaatggctacagcTGAAAAAGTtgaaggttctggaggccatcacagtctcctgacctcgaTATCATTagccactttggggagatcccatacacaattattacaaaagactcaTTGATGCTAAAAGGGGGCAAAACAccatattaagaactaaagTTATGAAAACTCATTTtcttacatattaacttgagtccTATAAAAAAATTGTTGTCTTCTCTCTCatgttttcttaaaataaatggtacacatcttgcaaattctcccaactaatgcaaacttttgagcacatctgtgatataatataatataatataatataattaatataatataatataatattatataatataatataatataatataattaatataatataatataatataatataatataatataatataatataattaatataatataatatataataacagcagtccgtgtttattttcttgaaaTCACAAGTCAATGAAGTGAATCAACCCAAACTCATCAGCAGATGGCGATGTTACTCTTCTAATAAGCTTGTAGCTCAGCACGTTGTCTTGATTTTGTACATAATGATGttgtaataaatgtaagaataaatgtgtgaataaagtgttgttgtttttttgtttgggttttttttttcgttttacgttgtttataataattaaaataaattacattgtcTTGTTGAAACTGAATGCGTTGAAGCCTAACACTGAACCAGTCAATAACTGACGAGCCAGAGACATTGTCATTTTCCTACGGGTTTCAAATTCGTGGCATATTGATTAGGAGCAGCATACATATGGGATTTTCACAACATGCAGCGTTAGTGACGTTCTTAGTCCTGAGTTGTTGAGTACATGATCACACACTGCTCACCACAGCTTGGCGGACGGTGGTAAATGTCGCTCTGCGCCATGATTATATTTGTTAGATTCAAAGACATTCCCTGCGAGACGGTAGTCTATGCAATTCTCTCAAACGTCTATACTGACATATATATAGCTCTGTTTGTGCTTCCGTAGAGAATGGtcctttctgttgtttttaaacgTTAGGTATGTAATTTGTTGACCGTTTTCTTCTCTTTTACGCGCCGGTTCTGAAACCAAATGGTCACCTGTCGTTCAGACAGGTTGGTCAGTGCAGATATCCGCCTACGCTTGTCCTTGGTAATGAACTTGTTGGCCGCGTATTCGCGCTCGAGTTCTTTAAGTTGCACCTTCGTGTATGGGACACGTTTTTTTCTGCCGCACCTGAACGAACTTGCGTCTGCTCCCCTGTGAGGAACTGAGTCTGGAAAAAGAATCCAAAAGGCAGTTGTTtagattttgttattttgttatttggTATTTGTTCAGAAGCTCACATTCGATATTATTTCAtaagaataatattaattaaattactAATATAAATGAGGAAAGTATAGTTATCAGTAACGGCGGTGGTGACCGTTAGTCATAACTATACTATCCACATAAATATTAGCAGTAACATTCATATCTGCAATtacatgtattatatttaatatatacagtatatagaatcCAATTTTTGCTAAACAAATTCCTTTAGAATCGGATACATAATGCAGATAAATGGTTCCTGTACCTAGTACAGATGATTTCCACACGTGCCCTGTACGCGGCTGGTCTTTGTCGCAGCAGACTTGTGCGTTCCATCCGTTAGCGCTGATGGCCCAGGGCTGATAACTTTCCACAGGCAATAAAGAAGGCTCGTTCCTGTGCTCCGATGGCCCGTTCACAGCCTGTACTACAGGTACATCCAGGTAGCTGGTAACGGGTTGGTACGGACTCGAACCGTAACTCGGGTAGAATGCGAGCTCTTTGGCTCGAGAAGCAACATAATCTTCGGCCGACGGGGTTGGCATATCCATATATTTATCCCCGTATTGAGAGGCGGCAGAGGCTGGGGAATGAGCGGCCGATTTAACCCCACTGCTAGCCCAGTGGTGGTGAGAGACTTGGCATGAGTAATATCCACCGCTGCCAAAATACCCATAAGGCAGCGACGCGCCGCCAGATCCCTGCGAGGCCGTGCACGGGCTGCATTGTTTTCCAGGCTCGCCAATTCCTGCAATAGTCACTTCGCTTGACGTGTAAGCAGCGCTGGGAACTACAAGATTTCTGCACGAGCTCGTTGCAAAGTTGCCTCCCGCAAAAGCGTCCATGTTCTTGCCCGCGTCGTACAAAGTACTGCTGTTGTCATATAAAAACATGACCGGATCGGTCCAGCGCGGGCGCAGGACCTGTGACGTTGTCATAGCAGTAGGACATCTAAGCGAGGGGTTTCTTCACTTAAAGGTTGACTGAAATGAACAAGAGCAGATAAACGAAATCTGCAGAAGTCAAAAGAATCGGACGCGCCCTAAGCGCCTCCCAAGGTCGTGTTGTCATTGGCTCATATTTTCACGTGATATGTCTAGGAAGACGTTTAATCGTGTACGTTGAAACTTAAGAACATGCCGTGCTATGACGACCATACCCGTCGAAAGAGGTGTTCCAAAAAACAAAGGTAagttatgtataaaaatatagcCTGTGTAAAGCCCTGCAAAATTGGGCAAATGCCATTTTCCCAGATTTTCTTAAATTGCTCATTTAATATCAAatagtaatatttttattcGCACTGACATGTCACATTTTGTGAAGATCTATCAACATACAGCACTGATATTTAGCATATAAAATTaattcaggtttattggccGTGTGTTATAGAAATGTGACCGATACACTTTTTCCAAGATGTTTCCAGGACCCTGATGTTCAGTGTATAATGCTGTAAACACTGCTTGCATTCAATATACATATTCGGGAAAACGAAAGTCTTGTCAACAAAGAAAATAAGCactaaaaagacattttaaccCGGAAAATCTTTGCCTACGTAATAAAAGTCCAGGCGGCTTCCGAAAGGTTTACGAGATGCTGACAGACACaagtctgtttttgtgtgtgtgtgtgtgtgtgtgtgtgtgtgtgtgtgtgtgtgtgtgtgtgtgtgtgtgtgggacctAGCCAAGGTCAAGTTGAATGTCTGGCCTATTGGTCCATGAATGCTTTTTAAGGACCGTCTCAATGTTCACAAAAGAGTGGGATAATTAGAAAATGAACGGTCCACTGAATTAAAAGTCTTTTGAAATTATTTCTACGTTTTCTGGTTTTCTGTTTTAAGAAATGTGTAAAGAGACAAAaacgcttctttttttttttttttttttttggaagactTGCGCGGGTTTTGTCCAAAGAGTGAGAAAAGGCCCACCTGAACAGACAAACTATGGGCTGTCCTACGATGAAGGAAGTCAAATTTAGTaggttaataaattaaaaaccttattaatctaaaaaaaaaaaatcattttccaCATATTGCACCTTTGCACAATATTCTAAACAAAAATTcgtttgtatttatgtatgtaagaGATTTAAAACTCATATAtgtgaatttatatttattattcacttacttattgatttcatttatttttatatttattttttattaaatatatattatatatattatatgtatttaactttttttgtatatgtaattaaacaaagtctaattaaacaaaatccaaatattattatttttatacactatAATAATATGCTCACCTTCTAGGCTGTAATTAAACAAggcaaataaacatttaaatttatgttaGTCACTTTGAAAAATATAAGTAAACAtcaaattcagaataaaaataaatgtacatccGACTAACATCACACCTCATATCATCATGATGTGAGGGGATTTTAACGGTGAAAGTCCAGTTTAAGTAGACGAAAATTCCAAATGAATTGGCTTCGGAAAAAACTTACCCCTCTTTGCAAGTGTTTATTGgtgcataaaatatttttgctgaaaattattttattggtgCAACATTCAGATGCCACGGGAATATACTTCCTGATGTGTTCTGAACAATATGGCGgacagaaacaggaacaggTCCCTCTGGCCTGCTACTGTGACCTTAAAGCCTGTTGATGTAGGACTGATGTACTGTAGGTCTTCATCTAATGTCGTCTGATTTTTGACAGATTTTAAACATCGTAATAGCAAATTTACTGTAGGCGAAGTGATAAGGTGTTAAACAGAACTGTCTACTTATCAATGGACCAGTTTAAGCCATTGTAAATTTTCAAACTTCTTTTTCTGTGTTGTAACTAAAATACCAttttaaaagtaatattttaaaacattatagtatttataataattatattaacttaataaaatatGAGTAAAACTGTCACTCTGCGACATTCAACTATGACTTTAAGGCAagtaagtaaatatttaaaattattagaGATCTATTATGTGCTCATGATCCTACTCTGTGCTTAAAGGTTCTGACtcaaaaaggtaaataaattaccaaaaaaaaaagtccaaagtGAAATGCTAAAAGTTATTTATGatatttctcaaaaaaaaaatatttgtcacGTTTGTGGaagtttcattattattattattattattattattattattattattattattactgttgttgttgttgttgttgttgttgttgcaagTTGTTTGTGGCAAGGGACCCGAATCGGAAGTACGGTGTTTGCATGTGACCTGAAAGCCCGACTTCGTTTGCAGGGAAGAGAAATTATGACTGATAAGCTGTTTGTAAATTCTGTCACAATCGCATGTTTGCTGGAAAAAACTTCGGTCTCACCATCAGACACTCGGAAAGACACTTGGAGTAGCTATCAAACGCTCAAGCATAGCTACGCCAGGCGGAGCAGTGTCTGGAACGCCAAAAGCTcccaaatgctttttttttaaatattaataaacatatgTATTGTAATTTATACATCTTAATGATGCTATTGTATGTCTTATCTGTTAAACCTTATGTTACACTGGTAACACATGGTCTGGTATCTAATACTGTCTGATACAAAGTTTAAAACTGTGCAGACGCTTTAAAATGATACACAAACagaacaatggactcttttctgtgttgcgttcagggaaacgcttccgctccttgaaagcaaacacagagagaatgaggagaagcttcttcccgcaggccattccgagtttaaaccaggaaacatccaggatctagtactggacctctccctcgatcttcactgttttttatGCACaaccttttttgcactgacactttaactctggactgtcacattaactctggactgacactttaactctggaccgacactttaactctggactgacactttaactctggactgtcactttaactctggactgacactttaactctggactgtcactttaactctggactgtcactttaactctggactgtcactttaactctggactgtcactttaactctggactgacactttaactctggactgacactttaactctggactgtcactttaactctggactgtcactttaactctggactgtcactttaactctggactgacactttaactctggactgacactttaactctggactgtcactttaactctggactgtcactttaactctggactgacactttaactctggactgacactttaactctggactgtcactttaactctggactgtcactttaactcttgacttgcacagcacagtgccactttatacactttatacataccatactgcacatggacactttaaggacaatcattaaaacttgacgtttttatgtatatacattatttttcatttattattcacagatattttcatattttatatagtttttatatagtttatactttatttatttatctatctccttttggttttattttttaatcctaattgcattccttttatgtttaaataccggacagatgtaaaaagcatttcactgcatgtctgtatgtatgtacagtatgtgtatgtgacaaataaaattgctttgatttgatttgatcagccagaacattaaaaccacagctgataacactgattatctcgTTACACTGGCGCCGGTGAACTAAGTTATGTGAAGTTAggaaagtatctatctatctatctatctatctatctatctatctatctatctagctctATACTCTACAGACGTTGCATGAAAAATGCGATGACATTTTGTAGCTTGACAATCTGCACAGTCTCCTCCACAACACCATGTAATGCTTGAAACAGTTGAGGgttttaaagtttattatttgaaCTAGTGCACCCAAATCACTTTGAGTTCctattcattgtttatttttgtaattgttttatatagtttaactatcaataatattttgaaatatgtatgtacatgacAGTAGGTATTTTTCATATACGTGACCCTTTTGTGTTTCCATAGTCGCAGCTCCGCCTCGCGAGTGTCTGATAGAATCTCCAGCTCCGTCTGATTGTCTGACCGAGAAACCCCGAGTGTCTGCAGACGACAACACAGTTTCTCACATCAGTATCTTTATAATGCACACAATTTCAATGATAACAATAGCAGCTCATCAAAATATTGACGCGAAAGTCGCACTTGTGCGTGTATGTTAAAGGTTTTCTGCCTCATCACAGTGTTGTTGCAGCTTGTGTcgtaaataaatgtgttaataacTATTAATACTGTCTATCGgatctgtttatgttctgtattgTACTTGTACTTACCCCGACTAGTGGCTGTTAAAGCGAAGTTAACAAAACTACTTAGAACTCGTttggtacatttttaaatagatttcttaaacacacattaaacgTCCTTTGTTAGTTGTTCGTTATTTACTAAACTTTCTCATTCTGTGGAAACCCAAAGTCGGATGAATGTTGGAAAAAGagcaccctttttttttctcaacatgTGCTTAGTCGGAATAGGGACTGGACTAACACTGGACTAACACTGGATTAACACTGGactaataaagattttattcattcattatttttttttaaagtgggaaatatataataagtgtATACaagtaaaatatgaaatatataataagtatataagtgtgaataattacaataataataataataataataataataataataataataataataataataataataataactgtcaTATTACTTATTAATTAGGTCCGTTAAGAAGGTTTCGTTAATTAAAGTATTCAAAAGTATTGATATTCGGGAGTGAGGACATTAAACTGCAttgaattaaagtaaataataaggGTTAAGGTTTAATTAGCTTAAATATCTTCCGTTCACGTTAAACTTGGAACGctaaaagtgttcataaaaCTATTTAATTCTTTTCTGCTGTTAATTATCTTACTGATTTAATGTCTGTCTTATGATCAAGGTCAAGGTGGCCAGGCTCGTTAAACCTTTCTAGAAAGTGATGAGGGTGAATAGGCGGATATGGTATAATCCTAACTAACATCCCACATAAAGAAACAACAATTTTATAATTAAGTTGTGCACGGTACGTACAAAACTcttagaaacaaaaacaaaagcaaaatgttTGGAAAGGTAATCTTTTggtaaagatgaataaaactaCAATGAAACCAGTAAAAGGGGAACTTGACTTGAACACGAAAGTCAGACAAAGCAATGTCATTATGTCTGTCTGCAAGATCTGTCACTCTTCAATTGACATTGTAGTAAAATAGCTGGGtctaacatttattttgaatgatTTGGAGTCAATGTGGGAAgaaattctgtttattctttGATCAAATCTGGCTCCTTATAAGAAGCGGCATTTCATAACATTGTGATATTATCGatattttgtggtgtttttcatttacaaaaaaaaacaaaatttttaaaaGCCATGTCAATATATTATACcgaataatagtagtaatagtattatTCACTGTGGGGTGGAATAGTAAAGTAAACTCGGATCCAGACTTAGGGCGCCGTTTGGCAAACGTACTAAACGTAGGAAGGTTggatgtggagagagagagagagagagagagagagagagagagagagagagagacagacagacagagagagagcgagcaaagAGTGCAAAGAGCCGAAAAAACACAGTATCCTCGGTGTTATGGTGTTATTCCTTGTTTGGACAGGCGAGGGCACTTTGACTACATAAAATCGGTCCCCATGCCCACACACCACGTATCTAGTGTCATTTACTTCTTTGAGATTAAAAAAGGCGAAACTGGCTGTCATAGTTGGTAATGTCTTAATGTCTTAATTATTATTGTCTTAATGATTTCATTTGCACTGCACATTACAGCTGTACAATTTCCATGGTTTTCGCATCCGAACAAGAAACGAATATCAAAACGTcttcaaaacatattaaaatatgttaGGATACATATTGGGTGTGATATGTTAGGTGTACATCACTGAAATAAAGAGGGTAGAATGGAACAGTATACAGATGTTAACAGCTGTAGTGCTGCACCATCAGTTCTGTAGCCAACGACACCAGGCTTACTTAGGAACAGGTCAAATTCAGAGAAGCCTCGAATGTGGGATCCTGCCTGAAAACAAGCAGGTTTGCCTTTGCAAACCTTCCCGAAATAACACGACTCTTATGTTCAAGAAAAACACCCGGGAAAATGTAAGTTGTTTCTAAATCTGCGCATTGTTCTCCTCATTCGGTTTACAAAGGAGCTAATGACGTGGAATGAATGCAAGACAACACCCTGTTCCACATATATATTAGCAGGGCATTATAACCTGTATACACCTATAACACCTAAAGCATGAGTGGCATAACTGACTACACAATTCAAAACTCCATCCTATAACGTCTATTAGACTTATGAACAAAATCCGACACATTATTGCTCCAAGGAAGACAAATGTACTCCTGAACTGACATTGTATTTAACCTCAGACAATTAGAGAGAGCCAgtcacatttttaaaagctcTTGCTTAGTGTAAATCTTCGCATGATTACGTGTGAGAAGTATTATTTTAGACTATAGTTTTTATCCAATCCGACCACAAAGCTTCTGAACATTTGACCCCTATatgatttatttgcatttgcaaTTGTTAAACACATTACAAATAATGACGCATGGATTCTATTTCAACATGGATTATGGATTTCAAAGTTTAAAGTTCTAAATCAATGGCGagtttataataatactaaGTTTACAAACTGTTTGGAAACGCATACTTACTTACGCAGAAGTAGTTCGTGCGCTGTTTCCTTTAAGCGCCACGCCCACACACGCACGCGTGCCAAAACCAGAATAACTAGCTAGTAAAAGGGGGACGGGTTTCTGAATTGATTGACAGGCAAGTAGAGCTGGCACCTTGTGCTGATTGGTTGGCGGGCCACATTGTTGTCAAAATGAAAAATCACTAGACAATTTCTAGCAGTGTTTTTCCCCAAATTTTGAAAAAGCGAGCAGATTactgtaaaatgtatttgtctATAATCTAATACACTAATCTGCAGTGTCGTTTGCTTCACCTATACAAGCACATACTGTAACCTAGCAGCCACCATATCTTAAATACTTCTAAACCTgggatttctgtaaagaaaaCACAACTTGTGTAAAGACATTACACAACTGAAAATCACAAAGCTCATACTTATGTATGCCagaatatattttgtataaataatgTATGCTGTTATATAGTACAGGGTACAGTATCACTTAGTGGGGTCATGTTGAGAAACTTTTGATCCCCTCCCTGACACCATCTGAGCTACTCACCCTCATCTGTTTATTCATGTCAAATCGATGTGTGGCGTCACTGAGCTTTCTATTATGACGCTTTGCCCTATTAAGAATGACATTTCCACAGAAGAGGGAGGGCAATGGTGATCCAGCCCAGAGCTCGCGCCGCACCACACACAGCTCGTGCGATCGCTTGTCTCACTGCTTTTCGTCTGTAAAACGGTTCGTGTGTATTTCGTTTGAATTGTGAGAATAGGATATGGATAGTAGAAAGGACGGGTTAATGAGGACCGAGGGTGGTCACACTGGCACACTGGGCTGTAATTTCTCCGAAGTTTCTGACGACCATCAAGATAAGGCGTCTCGCCGAAACGGCACTATCCCGGACTGTTTTCCTTATTCACGGGACCGAGTACACCAGACGAGGGAGGATGCGCAGAGCGGCACTTTCAAGGAAATGAGACACACAAGTAAGCCGTGTGCGCAGAAGCAAGAGCTCCCAGATCTCCCGAAGAGAGAAGCGAGCAGCTCCGAGGCGGAATCAGACTTCTATGACGGAACTGATGCGAGTTGCACCCCTGAACGCATGGATTATCACAATGCACAAGGTAAAGAACTGTCGTTATGATGCTTTGCTTTAAATGAATAGAACGAGATGTACTGGGGAAGTTACGATTAAAGTAGATTAATTAACGTGACCTACTGCGTGCTTTCGGTGTTGACATACAGCGTATTCTATCGCAGTGTGCGGAAACTGGTGTCCATTAgaaattatacatacatatatacatacacatacatatatacatacatacatatatatatatacatacatatatacatacacatgcatatatacatacatacatacatacatacatacatacagtatatacatacacatacatatatacatacatacatatatacatacatatatacatacacatacatatatacatgcatacatacatacatacatacatacatacatacatacatacatacatacagtccTACATACTCACCGGcaattttattagaaaaaacatttttggtaACACACCATATTGTTCATGGAAACGGTTTGAGAGTACCTTTGATGTGACATGAAAATTAACATCGTTAAATTAGCCATTATTAGTAGGGTCAATCATCACCATACAGAGGTTTTGTGATGAGCGATAATACTCACATGGCTTGGACATTCAAACGATACTGTTGTATTGCTTGTTATCATAGGGCCCAGTGTGTAAAACGTATTCTCCACATGAC contains the following coding sequences:
- the hoxa13a gene encoding homeobox protein Hox-A13a, encoding MTTSQVLRPRWTDPVMFLYDNSSTLYDAGKNMDAFAGGNFATSSCRNLVVPSAAYTSSEVTIAGIGEPGKQCSPCTASQGSGGASLPYGYFGSGGYYSCQVSHHHWASSGVKSAAHSPASAASQYGDKYMDMPTPSAEDYVASRAKELAFYPSYGSSPYQPVTSYLDVPVVQAVNGPSEHRNEPSLLPVESYQPWAISANGWNAQVCCDKDQPRTGHVWKSSVLDSVPHRGADASSFRCGRKKRVPYTKVQLKELEREYAANKFITKDKRRRISALTNLSERQVTIWFQNRRVKEKKTVNKLHT